From a region of the Alnus glutinosa chromosome 1, dhAlnGlut1.1, whole genome shotgun sequence genome:
- the LOC133872568 gene encoding uncharacterized protein LOC133872568 has product MAEGTLPVRYLGVPLISKRLSKADCEGLVAKFTSRMDSWCAKHLSFAANWIKGCSFWHLSTPQPASCSWKQILKLREIAKEFLSFKVGDGQSIFLWLDNWHPNGYLLGKYGHRVVHDAGSTIGNKLSTVIRDGEWCWPPARSKNLVELQSRLLEVSLGGTDVLVWKNGIGKYNCVDTWNALREKEPRVDCKRIWRGLMELCLVENPVEDWDDIRAWSGTVLRRDCFKTTLCILCLGAATHHIWKQRNAILHLNNILTEEAIIGRIKWEFKAQMLAKGNFQRSMENSRLAHL; this is encoded by the exons ATGGCTGAAGGTACCCTCCCGGTAAGGTACCTTGGTGTGCCTTTAATTTCTAAAAGGCTCTCTAAGGCTGATTGTGAGGGTCTTGTGGCTAAATTTACCTCTAGGATGGATTCTTGGTGTGCAAAGCATTTGTCCTTTGCAG CAAACTGGATTAAGGGGTGTAGTTTTTGGCATTTATCTACCCCTCAACCTGCTTCTTGTAGTTGGAAACAAATTCTCAAGCTGAGAGAGATAGCAAAAGAATTCTTGAGCTTTAAAGTGGGTGATGGGCAGAGTATTTTTCTGTGGTTAGATAATTGGCACCCGAATGGATACTTGCTGGGTAAGTATGGGCATAGGGTAGTTCATGATGCAGGTAGCACAATTGGGAACAAACTTTCTACTGTTATCAGAGATGGGGAGTGGTGCTGGCCTCCTGCAAGGTCAAAAAATTTGGTGGAGTTACAAAGTAGACTCCTGGAGGTTTCTCTTGGAGGAACTGATGTTCTTGTGTGGAAAAATGGTATAGGAAAGTATAATTGTGTTGATACTTGGAATGCTTTGAGGGAAAAGGAGCCTCGAGTTGACTG TAAGCGTATTTGGAGAGGGCTTATGGAGCTTTGTCTTGTGGAGAATCCGGTTGAGGATTGGGATGATATAAGGGCATGGAGTGGTACTGTTTTAAGGAGGGATTGTTTTAAAACCACATTGTGTATCCTATGCTTGGGGGCTGCTACGCATCATATCTGGAAACAGAGGAATGCCATCCTGCATTTAAACAATATTCTCACTGAGGAAGCCATTATTGGGAGAATTAAATGGGAGTTTAAGGCTCAGATGCTAGCTAAAGGAAATTTTCAGAGATCCATGGAAAATTCCCGGCTGGCTCATCTCTGA